One window from the genome of Leuconostoc suionicum encodes:
- a CDS encoding PHP domain-containing protein: MVVRIDFHLHTIADKHKDTEFTYSESWLREYIQKCDMDAIAITNHNLFDKDQFESITSTGNLPENLEIYPGMELSLLTGHVLVVYDNQEKYIRELTAASENISQQNLGESQGISVNDFINIFPSWQKAILVFDLNKSKRMPIPEELTFGLNLAGVSNQQQFQVQLNKDDLLPALFSDAHVSEDEPDDRRNNIDFLMTKGTFLDEESAEWSKIIRAFKNRDKISSNPDLLNSVIELGNNGKPVRVSTGLNLIVGRRGSGKTHFIKQIKNELGNNELVNDESDIFYQEQFNVQENRKSYLESQQNQQSEKVFQEWSNKYTTEWEVIVSEVIHGNEVEKVDEWLSKLKDYASKKNNKSAASKILLLSDQPFHVTDNEILQRQLNQLRTMIQTEELWKVLDSDTKMTFEKAYNTLRSHLSMKQQEMIVKQYVNDLVSDVQSMISQYTGSPKLPTINLTSVYDQKLLFEKTDIFMESILKEDILDTKKVSTYNIVVKKRPFRNAKELKEKIGTPSAVKERLFDDYKNGHFVTFLKTLGNAPEYKKEYKDEILSRLILQLEVRLETQEGIVASGGQEVAFALMLGLENAKRYDIALIDEPEGSLDNYFIKTQLVPKLRELSKYTTTFVITHNSTLGTLLRPNYLVVAKLNKNNGFDILSGKFDDKKIMNISTQQSFLYNEDFIDAMEAGLATYHEKGEVYDSLGN, encoded by the coding sequence ATGGTTGTTAGAATTGATTTTCATTTGCACACGATAGCAGATAAGCACAAAGATACCGAATTCACTTATTCAGAATCTTGGTTAAGAGAATATATTCAAAAGTGTGATATGGATGCAATTGCAATTACAAACCATAATCTTTTTGATAAGGATCAATTTGAAAGTATAACCTCTACTGGCAATTTACCTGAAAATTTAGAAATTTATCCAGGAATGGAGTTAAGTCTGCTCACAGGGCACGTCCTGGTAGTATACGATAACCAAGAAAAATACATTAGAGAGCTTACTGCAGCTTCAGAAAACATTTCTCAGCAAAATCTTGGAGAAAGTCAAGGAATTTCTGTTAACGATTTTATAAATATTTTTCCATCGTGGCAGAAAGCTATTTTAGTTTTTGATTTAAATAAAAGTAAAAGAATGCCTATTCCAGAAGAATTAACTTTTGGATTGAATTTGGCTGGAGTTTCAAATCAGCAACAGTTTCAAGTACAGTTGAATAAAGATGACCTACTGCCCGCCTTGTTTAGCGATGCTCATGTATCTGAAGACGAGCCAGATGACAGAAGAAACAACATCGACTTTTTAATGACGAAAGGCACTTTCTTAGACGAAGAGAGTGCTGAGTGGTCAAAAATAATAAGGGCTTTCAAAAATCGTGACAAAATTAGTTCAAATCCGGACTTATTAAATAGTGTTATTGAGTTGGGTAATAATGGTAAGCCAGTCAGAGTATCTACAGGGTTAAATTTAATTGTCGGTCGCAGAGGTTCAGGTAAGACGCACTTTATCAAGCAAATAAAAAATGAATTGGGCAACAATGAATTAGTTAATGATGAAAGCGATATTTTTTATCAAGAACAGTTCAATGTACAGGAAAATCGAAAAAGTTATTTAGAAAGTCAGCAAAATCAACAATCAGAAAAGGTTTTTCAGGAATGGTCTAACAAATATACTACCGAATGGGAAGTAATTGTTTCAGAAGTTATCCATGGTAATGAAGTTGAAAAAGTTGACGAGTGGTTAAGTAAACTTAAAGATTACGCTTCCAAAAAAAATAATAAAAGCGCTGCTTCAAAAATATTATTGCTGTCAGATCAACCATTTCACGTTACTGATAATGAAATATTGCAAAGACAATTAAATCAGTTACGAACAATGATTCAGACGGAGGAGTTATGGAAAGTCCTAGACAGCGATACCAAAATGACTTTTGAAAAAGCATACAATACGTTACGCAGTCACTTGAGTATGAAGCAGCAAGAAATGATTGTTAAACAATATGTTAATGATTTAGTTTCGGATGTTCAAAGTATGATTTCACAATATACTGGCTCTCCAAAATTACCAACTATCAATTTAACTAGCGTTTATGACCAAAAGTTGTTGTTTGAAAAAACCGATATTTTCATGGAATCGATTTTGAAAGAGGACATACTTGATACAAAAAAAGTATCAACATACAATATTGTGGTCAAAAAAAGACCATTTCGTAATGCAAAAGAACTCAAAGAGAAAATTGGTACGCCATCAGCCGTCAAAGAACGACTTTTTGATGATTACAAAAATGGTCACTTTGTAACTTTTCTAAAGACACTTGGAAATGCTCCAGAATATAAAAAAGAATATAAAGATGAGATACTGTCTAGATTAATTTTACAATTAGAGGTGCGACTAGAAACACAAGAAGGTATTGTAGCATCCGGAGGACAAGAAGTTGCATTTGCTTTAATGCTAGGATTAGAAAATGCCAAAAGGTATGATATTGCCCTAATTGATGAACCCGAGGGCTCACTAGACAATTATTTTATAAAAACTCAACTAGTTCCTAAATTACGAGAATTATCAAAGTATACTACAACTTTTGTTATAACTCATAACTCAACGCTAGGTACTTTGTTAAGACCTAATTATTTAGTTGTCGCAAAGCTTAATAAAAATAATGGGTTCGACATACTTTCTGGTAAATTTGACGATAAAAAAATAATGAATATTTCAACACAGCAGTCTTTTTTGTACAATGAAGATTTTATTGATGCTATGGAAGCCGGCTTAGCCACTTATCACGAAAAAGGAGAAGTTTATGATAGTTTGGGAAATTGA